From one Brachypodium distachyon strain Bd21 chromosome 4, Brachypodium_distachyon_v3.0, whole genome shotgun sequence genomic stretch:
- the LOC100820851 gene encoding probable aspartyl aminopeptidase, producing MAAAVAPVVSDLIDYLNASPTAFHAVVEAKRKLKAAGFTQLSERDEWAGLEPGKKYFFTRNHSTIVAFAIGAKYVAGNGFHIIGAHTDSPCLKLKPVSKITKGGYLEVGVQTYGGGLWYTWFDRDLTIAGRVIVREKKKDTVSYTHKLVRVQEPIMRIPTLAIHLDRTISSEGLKINNQNHLVPVLGTLIKNEMQKLVEQNEPNESSGSKNTKHHPLLLQLIAKEANCEADEICDFELQLCDTQPSIVAGAMKEFVFSGRLDNLCMSFCSLQALIDSTSTVDSLNHESGVRMVALFDHEEVGSDSAQGAGSPAMLDALSRITGAFNPSSSKLLEKAIQRSFLVSADMAHALHPNYMDKHEENHQPKLHGGLVIKHNANQRYATNAVTAFIFREIAEKHQLPIQDFVVRNDMGCGSTIGPILASGVGIRTVDIGAPQLSMHSIREMCATDDVKHAYEHFKAYFEEFTELDSKIIID from the exons atggccgccgccgtcgcccccgTCGTCTCCGACCTCATCGATTACCTCAACGCCTCGCCCACCGCCTTCCACGCCGTTG TTGAGGCGAAGCGGAAGCTGAAGGCGGCGGGGTTCACGCAGCTGTCGGAGCGGGATGAGTGGGCGGGGCTCGAGCCCGGGAAGAAGTACTTCTTTACACGCAACCACTCCACCATCGTCGCGTTCGCCATCGGCGCCAA GTACGTTGCCGGTAATGGGTTCCACATCATTGGTGCACATACAGACAGTCCATGCCTGAAGCTCAAGCCCGTCTCTAAG ATAACCAAGGGAGGTTATCTCGAGGTTGGGGTCCAAACTTATGGAGGTGGCTTGTGGTACACATGGTTTGACCGTGATCTTACCATTGCCGGTAGGGTGATTGTacgagagaagaagaaagacacaGTCTCTTACACACACAAGCTTGTAAGGGTTCAAGAGCCGATCATGAGAATCCCCACTTTGGCTATTCACCTCGACAG GACTATCTCTTCGGAAGGCCTCAAGATTAACAATCAGAATCATCTTGTCCCTGTGCTAGGCACATTGATTAAG AATGAAATGCAGAAACTAGTGGAACAAAATGAGCCGAACGAATCATCAGGGAGCAAGAACACAAAGCATCATCCTCTATTATTGCAG TTGATAGCTAAGGAGGCTAATTGTGAAGCTGATGAGATATGTGACTTTGAGCTGCAACTGTGTGATACTCAACCGAGCATTGTAGCAGGTGCCATGAAAGAATTTGTCTTTTCTGGGAGGCTTGACAACCTTTGCATGTCATTTTGTTCACTGCAG GCCCTAATAGACTCAACTTCTACCGTGGATTCTCTTAATCATGAATCTGGTGTGAGAATGGTAGCGCTCTTTGATCATGAAGAGGTTGGTTCTGATTCAGCTCAGGGGGCTGGATCTCCTGCCATGTTGGATGCTTTATCAAGAATCACAGGTGCTTTTAACCCTTCAAGTTCGAAG TTGCTAGAAAAGGCTATTCAGAGGAGTTTCCTAGTATCGGCAGACATGGCGCATGCCTTGCATCCCAACTATATG GACAAGCACGAGGAAAATCACCAGCCAAAGTTGCATGGTGGACTTGTGATTAAGCACAATGCTAATCAGCGATATGCTACAAATGCTGTGACAGCATTTATTTTCCGAGAAATTGCTGAGAAACATCAATTACCTATACAG gACTTTGTTGTTCGTAATGACATGGGTTGTGGTTCAACAATCGGTCCAATACTCGCTAGTGGTGTTGGCATTCGTACAGTGGATATTGGAGCGCCACAGTTGTCTATGCACAGCATTAGGGAGATGTGTGCGACCGACGACGTTAAGCACGCATATGAACACTTCAAGGCATATTTCGAAGAGTTCACGGAATTGGATAGCAAAATCATAATAGATTGA
- the LOC104584747 gene encoding uncharacterized protein LOC104584747 — MDGALGSCASSAVHAGAAVAGKKTKSIPKLESLKRKERRHRAAELKRSQEDAAARALAGVAATVEEDALAAEAARNQQLAAQQDLLLHNRQAVADAFVQQAASVTIGLQESLKEMISVKEASSGKRGEIRELKKDDLLKSFMDTIQEKYRGDAAVAAEKLRIEADMAAAALLDATSRAKEVELKVLVEESRIMTMDLSTLDDVSRAWFIKKKKKIADRQD; from the coding sequence ATGGACGGCGCGCTAGGAAGCTGCGCCTCTTCTGCTGtccacgccggcgccgccgtcgcaggGAAGAAGACCAAATCAATCCCCAAACTCGAGAGCTTGAAGCGCAAGGAGCGGCGCCACCGGGCCGCGGAGTTGAAGAGGTCGCAGGAGGAtgccgccgcccgagccctTGCCGGCGTTGCCGCCACCGTGGAAGAAGATGCCCTCGCTGCTGAGGCGGCGCGGAACCAGCAGTTGGCCGCCCAACAGGATCTCCTCCTGCACAACCGGCAGGCCGTGGCCGACGCATTTGTCCAACAAGCGGCCAGCGTAACTATCGGCTTGCAAGAATCATTGAAAGAGATGATTTCCGTCAAAGAGGCCTCGAGTGGAAAGAGAGGGGAAATTCGAGAACTCAAGAAAGATGACCTCTTGAAGAGCTTCATGGACACAATTCAAGAGAAGTACCGTGGAGATGCAGCCGTGGCCGCCGAGAAGCTCCGCATCGAAGCcgacatggccgccgccgccctgttGGATGCAACTTCAAGAGCCAAAGAAGTGGAGCTCAAGGTGTTGGTGGAGGAGAGCCGCATCATGACCATGGATTTGAGCACCTTGGATGATGTGTCCAGAGCTTGgttcatcaagaagaagaaaaagatcgcCGATCGACAAGATTGA
- the LOC100846657 gene encoding fructose-bisphosphate aldolase-lysine N-methyltransferase, chloroplastic, giving the protein MASSASVSPAAAASASANFSGTHRRLFLPCSLRRLPRPRSRPRSSSRLRLAACHANTLLSSSGAQGPSAPAACSSASSAGGFSEWLLTHGLPPGKVAILERPVPCSRGGKDRPLHFVAAGQDLEVGDVAFEMPMSLVVTLERVLGDESVAELLTTNKLSELACLALYLMYEKKQGKDSLWYPYIKELDRQRGRGQLAVESPLLWTESELDYLNGSPMRDEVVVRDEGIRREYNELDTLWFMAGSLFKQYPFDVPTEAFPFEIFKQAFVAVQSCVVHLQKVSLARRFALVPLGPPLLTYKSNCKAMLTAVDDSVRLVVDRPYKAGEPIIVWCGPQPNSRLLLNYGFVDEDNPYDRIAIEASLNMEDPQYQEKRMVAQRNGKLAIQKFQVCVGKEKETISEMLPYLRLGYISDPDEMQCILSSEGDTCPVSPCSERAVLDQLVVYLKSRLAGYPTTLDEDEAMLADGNLEPKKEVATRLVRLEKKLLHGCLQAAHEFISALPDHTVSPCPALYAPNLK; this is encoded by the exons atggcctcctccgcctccgtctcgcctgccgccgcagcctccgcctccgccaacTTCTCCGGCACccaccgccgcctcttcctcccctgttccctgcgccgcctgccccgCCCCCGCTCGCGCCCGCGGTCGAgctcccgcctccgcctcgccgcctgCCACGCCAATACCCTCCTCTCATCCTCCGGGGCTCAGGGACCGTCAGCCCCCGCAGCCTGctcgtccgcctcctccgctggCGGGTTCTCTGAATGGCTGCTCACGCACGGGCTGCCGCCGGGCAAGGTGGCCATCCTGGAGCGCCCCGTGCCTTGCTCCCGAGGGGGTAAGGACCGGCCGCTGCACTTCGTTGCTGCTGGCCAGGATCTCGAG GTGGGGGATGTGGCGTTCGAGATGCCCATGTCGCTCGTCGTCACTCTGGAGCGGGTTCTGGGCGACGAGTCCGTCG CTGAATTGTTAACAACAAACAAATTGTCTGAGCTGGCATGCTTGGCATTGTATCTCATGTATGAGAAGAAGCAAGGAAAAGATTCACTTTGGTATCCGTACATTAAGGAGCTTGATAGACAGCGAGGAAGGGGGCAGCTAGCTGTAGAATCACCGCTTTTATGGACTGAAAGTGAACTGGATTACTTGAATGGCAGCCCCATGAGG GATGAAGTTGTTGTCAGAGATGAAGGGATTAGAAGGGAGTATAATGAGCTTGACACATTGTGGTTTATGGCAGGTTCATTGTTTAAG CAATACCCTTTTGACGTACCTACAGAGGCGTTTCCGTTTGAGATCTTCAAGCAAGCATTTGTTGCTGTACAGTCTTGCGTGGTTCATTTGCAG AAGGTTAGTTTAGCTCGGAGATTTGCTCTAGTCCCCTTGGGCCCACCACTATTGACCTACAAGAGCAACTGCAAAGCAATGCTGACAGCTGTTGATGATTCTGTCCGGTTGGTGGTGGATCGGCCATACAAAGCAGGAGAACCAATAATCGTTTG GTGTGGGCCACAACCAAACTCCAGATTGCTTCTCAATTATGGTTTTGTTGATGAAGATAATCCGTATGATCGTATAGCAATCGAG GCATCCCTAAACATGGAGGATCCTCAATACCAAGAAAAGAGAATGGTTGCTCAAAGAAACGGAAAACTTGCTATCCAAAAATTCCAA GTCTGTGTAGGCAAAGAGAAGGAAACCATTTCAGAAATGCTGCCTTACTTGAGGCTAGGATATATTTCAGATCCtgatgaaatgcaatgcatacttTCATCGGAGGGTGATACATGTCCA GTTAGTCCATGCTCAGAGCGAGCTGTACTGGACCAACTTGTTGTGTACCTGAAGTCAAGATTGGCTGGTTATCCAACTACTTTGGATGAGGATGAAGCTATG TTGGCAGATGGCAATTTGGAACCAAAGAAGGAAGTTGCAACTAGACTTGTAAGGTTAGAGAAGAAATTGCTGCATGGCTGTCTTCAGGCTGCTCATGAGTTCATAAGTGCCTTGCCTGACCATACCGTTTCACCTTGCCCTGCTCTATATGCTCCCAATTTGAAATAA
- the LOC100846352 gene encoding LOW QUALITY PROTEIN: 2-carboxy-D-arabinitol-1-phosphatase (The sequence of the model RefSeq protein was modified relative to this genomic sequence to represent the inferred CDS: deleted 1 base in 1 codon), with the protein MLLLAPTTPSSRTADARRRPGGSASRRVRCSGVPELDTSPSRPALLEAKRVVLVRHGQSTWNAEGRIQGSSDFSVLTPRGESQAETSRLMLLSDSFDACFTSPLARSRRTAEIIWDARDKEALIPHSDLREIDLYSFQGLLKHEGKEKYGAVFQQWQKNPPDFSIDGHYPVRELWDRARSCWERILAHEGKSVLVVAHNAVNQALVATSLGLGTEYFRTLLQSNCGVSVLDFTPQTGGRPPNVCLNRLNQTPNSPVSAESSAGRKTGKRIILVCQGATMSSSEGNLGGVGYAPLNMLGVIQAQKTAELLLDLKVNEIICSPQVAAVDTATAICEVQEAAECLGADCVPRCVGMKNLLGLEIDDAFQAKQKSLGQIVQSGWMGGMEYKMLETLWAQSDDAWQALVKELADDDDDAESDRVVVAVGHPAIHLALICRCLNLTMEFIPSFHLDDGSISVIDFPDGPKGRGVVRCTNYTAHLGRWSVPITNETKNNKDEF; encoded by the exons atgctcctcctcgcccccaCCACACCGTCGTCGCGGACGGCGGACGCTCGCCGGAGACCCGGCGGCAGCGCTTCCCGACGCGTACGCTGCTCGGGCGTGCCGGAGCTCGACAcgtccccgagccgcccggcGCTGCTGGAGGCGAAGCGGGTGGTGCTGGTGCGGCACGGGCAGAGCACCTGGAACGCGGAGGGGCGCATCCAGGGGAGCTCCGACTTCTCCGTGCTGACGCCCAGGGGGGAGTCCCAGGCCGAGACCTCCCGCCTCATGCTCCTCTCTGATTCCTTCGACGCCTGCTTCACCAGCCCGCTCGCCCGCTCCCGGCGCACCGCCGAGATCATCTGGGACGCCCGCGACAAGGAGGCCCTCATCCCGCACTCCGACCTCCGCGAGATCGACCTCTACTCCTTCCAG GGACTCTTGAAGCATGAAGGGAAGGAGAAGTACGGGGCTGTTTTCCAGCAGTGGCAAAAGAACCCGCCAGACTTCAGCATTGATGGGCACTACCCTGTGCGGGAGCTCTGGGACCGTGCGCGGAGCTGCTGGGAGAGGATCCTGGCACACGAGGGAAAGTCGGTGCTTGTGGTCGCGCACAATGCTGTTAACCAGGCTCTGGTCGCCACCTCGTTGG GACTTGGCACGGAGTACTTCCGGACTTTACTCCAAAGCAATTGTGGTGTTAGTGTGCTGGATTTCACCCCACAGACTGGCGGACGCCCTCCAAATGTGTGCCTTAACCGCTTAAATCAG ACCCCGAATTCTCCTGTTTCTGCCGAAAGTTCTGCAGGTAGAAAGACTGGCAAGAGGATCATTCTGGTCTGTCAAGGGGCTACAATGAGCAGTTCGGAG GGTAATTTAGGCGGAGTGGGTTATGCGCCACTGAACATGCTTGGGGTTATACAG GCTCAGAAAACTGCTGAATTGCTTCTAGATCTAAAGGTGAACGAGATTATCTGCAGCCCACAAGTTGCAGCTGTTGATACTGCAACTGCCATATGCGAG GTACAAGAGGCCGCAGAATGCTTAGGTGCTGACTGTGTGCCTCGATGCGTGGGAATGAAGAACTTGCTTGGACTCGAAATCGATGATGCCTTTCAAGCGAAACAAAAG AGCCTTGGACAGATAGTTCAGTCTGGTTGGATGGGCGGCATGGAGTACAAGATGCTAGAGACACTATGGGCTCAATCAGATGATGCATGGCAAGCACTGGTAAAGGAATTGGCagacgacgatgatgatgcTGAGTCGGATCGAGTCGTCGTCGCGGTGGGCCACCCTGCTATCCACCTGGCACTCATCTGTAGGTGCCTGAATCTGACAATGGAGTTCATACCTTCTTTCCATCTTGACGACGGCAGCATCAGCGTGATTGATTTCCCCGACGGGCCGAAAGGAAGAGGCGTTGTCAGGTGTACGAATTACACGGCGCATTTGGGAAGATGGTCGGTACCCATCACAAAT GAAACGAAAAATAACAAGGATGAGTTCTGA
- the LOC100822074 gene encoding adenylate kinase 3 has protein sequence MAASLEDVPSVELMTELLRRYKCSAKPDKRIILVGPPGSGKGTQSPLIKDEYCLCHLATGDMLRAAVAAKTPLGVKAKEAMNKGELVSDDLVVGIIDEAMKKPSCEKGFILDGFPRTVVQAQKLDEMLAKQGAKVDKVLNFAIDDAILEERITGRWIHPSSGRSYHTKFAPPKTPGVDDVSGEPLIQRKDDTAEVLKSRLEAFHMQTEPVIDYYSKKGLVANLHAEKPPKEVTAEVQKALS, from the exons atgGCGGCGAGCCTCGAGGACGTGCCGTCAGTGGAGCTGATGACGGAGCTGCTCCGCCGGTACAAGTGCAGCGCCAAGCCCGACAAGCGCATCATCCTCGTCG GTCCACCTGGCTCTGGAAAGGGAACACAGTCGCCCCTTATTAAGGATGAATATTGCTTGTGTCATTTAGCCACTGGTGATATGCTGAgggctgctgttgctgctaaGACTCCTCTGGGGGTCAAGGCTAAAGAAGCTATGAACAAG GGAGAGCTTGTTTCCGATGACTTGGTTGTTGGGATTATTGATGAAGCCATGAAGAAACCTTCGTGCGAGAAGGGTTTTATCCTTGACGGCTTTCCTAGAACTGTTGTTCAAGCACAAAAG CTTGATGAAATGCTGGCAAAGCAAGGTGCTAAGGTTGACAAGGTTCTGAACTTTGCAATCGACGATGCAATATTGGAAGAAAGAATTACGGGCCGTTGGATACACCCATCGAGTGGTAGATCTTACCATACAAAATTTGCTCCTCCTAAGACTCCTGGAGTTGACGAT GTTTCTGGAGAGCCCTTGATTCAAAGGAAAGATGACACAGCTGAGGTCTTGAAGTCCAGGCTTGAAGCCTTCCACATGCAAACTGAACCT GTGATCGACTACTACTCCAAGAAAGGCTTAGTGGCAAATCTTCATGCAGAGAAACCACCAAAGGAAGTGACTGCTGAGGTGCAGAAAGCCCTTTCATGA